A genomic segment from Parafrankia irregularis encodes:
- the dapE gene encoding succinyl-diaminopimelate desuccinylase, with product MELDLALSAGDLTRALVDVPSVSGDEATLATAVEKALRAAGGDDGSGAGGAGAAGGLEVLRDGDAVLARTNRGLPSRVLLAGHLDTVPVAANLPSRLDGTRLYGCGTSDMKAGVAVMLRLAAAAGEGAATRHDVTWVFYDNEEVAADRNGLRRITSGHRDWLQADLAILMEPTGGEIEAGCQGTVRVVATTRGRRAHSARSWLGDNAIHRAGELLTRLAAYQPRSVTLDGCTYREGLSAVRIDGGVAGNVIPDECRVTVNFRFAPDRDVPAALDHVAQVLDGFELSVEDSARGALPGLSAPAAAAFVAATARTPAAKFGWTDVARFAELGIPALNYGPGDPNLAHTRDEYVELALIDEAERVLRSYLLS from the coding sequence ATGGAGCTTGACCTGGCGCTTTCGGCGGGCGACCTGACCCGTGCCCTGGTGGACGTGCCGTCGGTCAGCGGTGACGAGGCCACCCTGGCGACCGCCGTCGAGAAGGCACTGCGCGCGGCGGGCGGCGATGACGGCAGCGGTGCCGGTGGTGCCGGTGCTGCCGGTGGTCTGGAGGTTCTCCGGGACGGCGACGCGGTGCTGGCACGCACCAACCGGGGCCTGCCGTCGCGGGTCCTGCTCGCCGGGCACCTCGACACCGTCCCCGTCGCGGCGAACCTGCCGTCCCGTCTCGACGGCACCCGCCTGTACGGCTGCGGGACGTCCGACATGAAGGCCGGGGTCGCCGTCATGCTGCGCCTCGCCGCGGCCGCCGGCGAGGGCGCGGCGACCCGGCACGACGTGACCTGGGTGTTCTACGACAACGAGGAGGTCGCCGCCGATCGTAACGGGCTGCGACGGATCACCTCCGGGCATCGCGACTGGCTGCAGGCCGACCTGGCGATCCTGATGGAGCCCACCGGCGGCGAGATCGAGGCCGGCTGCCAGGGAACGGTGCGCGTCGTGGCGACGACCCGTGGCCGCCGTGCCCACTCGGCTCGTTCCTGGCTCGGCGACAACGCGATCCACCGCGCCGGGGAGCTGCTGACCCGGCTTGCCGCCTACCAGCCCCGCTCCGTCACCCTGGACGGCTGCACCTACCGGGAAGGCCTGTCCGCGGTGCGGATCGACGGTGGCGTGGCGGGCAACGTGATCCCGGACGAGTGCCGGGTCACCGTCAACTTCCGCTTCGCTCCCGACCGGGACGTCCCGGCCGCTCTCGACCATGTCGCCCAGGTCCTGGACGGATTCGAGCTGTCCGTCGAGGACAGCGCCCGCGGGGCCTTGCCGGGGCTGTCCGCACCGGCGGCGGCCGCGTTCGTCGCGGCGACGGCCCGTACCCCGGCCGCCAAGTTCGGGTGGACGGACGTGGCGCGGTTCGCCGAGCTGGGCATCCCGGCGCTGAACTACGGCCCGGGCGACCCGAACCTGGCACACACCCGGGACGAGTACGTCGAGCTGGCGTTGATCGACGAAGCGGAGCGCGTGCTGCGGTCCTACCTGCTGAGCTAG
- a CDS encoding 2,3,4,5-tetrahydropyridine-2,6-dicarboxylate N-succinyltransferase, with the protein MSETTFESPLDRAIDDLWERRGELTPDDTQARKTIVGAVDAIDAGEARVAQVAADGAVVVDERAKRAILLSFKVLPMVESAAGDFRFHDRVPLKTRFDGVRVVPGAIVRWGAHVEPGAVLMPSYTNIGGYVGAGTLVDTWATVGSCAQVGRNVHLSGGVGLGGVLEPPSAVPVVVEDDAFVGSRCMVVEGARVRRGAKLGAGAILTASTHVFDAVTGEEYPRGEVPERAVAVGSSRVRSFPAGDFAMPCILVLRTLDEGEIHDKLALNDILREHGVAS; encoded by the coding sequence GTGAGTGAGACGACGTTCGAATCCCCGCTTGACCGGGCCATCGACGACCTGTGGGAGCGCCGCGGCGAGCTGACCCCGGACGACACCCAGGCCAGGAAGACCATCGTCGGCGCGGTCGACGCCATCGACGCAGGTGAGGCCCGGGTCGCCCAGGTGGCCGCGGACGGCGCGGTCGTCGTCGACGAGCGGGCCAAGCGCGCGATCCTGCTGTCCTTCAAGGTCCTGCCGATGGTCGAGTCCGCCGCCGGCGACTTCCGGTTCCACGACCGCGTGCCGCTGAAGACCAGGTTCGACGGCGTCCGGGTGGTCCCGGGCGCGATCGTGCGGTGGGGTGCGCACGTGGAGCCGGGCGCCGTGCTGATGCCGAGCTACACCAACATCGGCGGCTACGTCGGCGCGGGCACCCTCGTCGACACCTGGGCGACCGTCGGCTCCTGCGCCCAGGTCGGGCGCAACGTGCACCTTTCCGGCGGGGTGGGCCTCGGTGGCGTGCTGGAGCCGCCGAGCGCCGTGCCGGTGGTGGTCGAGGACGACGCCTTCGTCGGCAGCCGCTGCATGGTGGTCGAGGGCGCGCGGGTACGGCGCGGGGCGAAGCTCGGCGCGGGCGCGATCCTCACCGCCTCCACGCATGTCTTCGACGCGGTCACCGGCGAGGAGTACCCGCGCGGGGAGGTCCCCGAGCGTGCGGTGGCGGTCGGCTCCAGCCGGGTCCGCTCGTTCCCGGCCGGGGACTTCGCCATGCCGTGCATCCTCGTCCTGCGAACCCTGGACGAAGGCGAGATCCACGACAAGCTCGCCCTGAACGACATCCTGCGGGAGCACGGGGTGGCCTCGTAA
- the dapC gene encoding succinyldiaminopimelate transaminase, whose protein sequence is MRLPDFPWDQLVSFKEKARSHPYGLVDLSVGTPVDATPQVVQHALAAAADAPGYPLTAGTPELVEAAAGWLARRLGVVVEPSAVLPVLGTKELVAQLPSQLGLEPGDRVWVPTPAYPTYEVGALLARCEPVLGPAEGVTLVWLNSPGNPTGRVLSVDEMRAVVNWARERGVIVASDECYIELGWEARPISVLHPDVCGGSHEGLLAVHSLSKRSNLAGYRTGFVAGDPELVRGLLQLRKHAGMMMPAPVQAATTAALADDMHVADQRARYANRRAVLAAALAVAGFTIEHSEAGLYLWATRGEDCWATLDALSSVGILVAPGSFYGESGRRHVRVALTAPDAQIATVPERMTMLPSVGGPAASGGYGGAGGYGGAGGQGGQHGAGSGWAPPAAPVTGGYQVRPEGYGASEAARPGPGPVGAFERYRAGQPDAGGRPPGVNEYRDGRDPHGAQPAGGGPYPESTRGGHQPGHTGPGGAPVYGAGPVPASASPYPTGQLPLPPYETGQTPLPYAGQPSVPPYVTGQTPLPPYATGQLPVPDHLSGQSPMPSMPPYQTGQTAIPRPYPTDPADERAAPGRAGGDPAEHNGSRGWRAEPDIR, encoded by the coding sequence GTGCGGCTGCCCGACTTTCCGTGGGACCAGCTGGTCTCGTTCAAGGAGAAGGCGCGGTCTCACCCGTACGGCCTGGTGGATCTGTCCGTCGGTACGCCGGTGGACGCGACGCCACAGGTCGTGCAGCATGCGCTCGCGGCTGCCGCGGACGCTCCCGGCTACCCGCTGACCGCGGGGACGCCGGAACTGGTGGAGGCGGCGGCCGGCTGGCTGGCCCGTCGCCTCGGCGTGGTTGTCGAGCCATCGGCGGTGCTGCCGGTGCTCGGCACGAAGGAGCTGGTCGCCCAGCTTCCCTCCCAGCTTGGTCTGGAACCCGGGGACCGCGTCTGGGTCCCCACCCCCGCGTATCCGACCTATGAGGTCGGTGCCCTGCTGGCCCGCTGCGAGCCGGTGCTGGGGCCCGCCGAGGGCGTCACCCTGGTCTGGCTGAACTCGCCCGGGAACCCGACGGGGCGCGTCCTGTCGGTGGACGAGATGCGCGCGGTCGTCAACTGGGCGCGTGAGCGCGGTGTGATCGTGGCCAGCGACGAGTGCTACATCGAGCTCGGCTGGGAAGCCCGGCCGATCTCCGTGCTCCACCCCGACGTGTGCGGCGGATCCCACGAGGGTCTGCTGGCCGTGCACTCACTGTCCAAACGTTCGAACCTCGCCGGTTACCGGACGGGGTTCGTCGCCGGCGATCCGGAGCTTGTGCGCGGGCTGCTCCAGCTCCGCAAGCACGCCGGCATGATGATGCCGGCGCCGGTCCAGGCCGCGACCACGGCCGCGCTCGCCGACGACATGCACGTGGCCGACCAGCGGGCCCGGTACGCCAACCGGCGGGCGGTGCTGGCGGCCGCGCTGGCCGTCGCCGGTTTCACGATCGAGCACAGCGAGGCCGGCCTGTACCTGTGGGCGACCCGCGGCGAGGACTGCTGGGCCACGCTGGACGCCCTGTCGAGCGTGGGCATCCTGGTGGCTCCGGGCAGCTTCTACGGCGAGTCGGGCCGGCGTCATGTCCGCGTCGCGCTCACCGCACCGGACGCGCAGATCGCCACCGTTCCCGAGCGCATGACGATGCTGCCGTCGGTGGGCGGTCCGGCCGCTTCGGGTGGCTACGGCGGTGCGGGCGGCTACGGCGGTGCGGGTGGCCAGGGCGGGCAGCATGGCGCGGGCTCCGGCTGGGCTCCGCCGGCCGCCCCGGTGACCGGTGGCTACCAGGTTCGTCCGGAAGGTTATGGCGCGAGCGAGGCGGCACGCCCAGGCCCCGGTCCGGTGGGCGCGTTCGAGCGCTACCGGGCGGGTCAGCCCGATGCCGGCGGCCGGCCGCCCGGCGTGAACGAATACCGGGACGGGCGGGACCCGCACGGGGCCCAGCCAGCCGGCGGTGGGCCCTACCCCGAAAGCACACGCGGCGGGCACCAACCCGGGCACACCGGTCCGGGCGGCGCGCCGGTCTACGGCGCCGGGCCCGTGCCCGCGTCCGCCTCGCCATACCCGACGGGGCAGCTGCCACTTCCGCCGTACGAGACCGGCCAGACGCCGCTGCCCTACGCGGGGCAACCGTCCGTCCCGCCGTACGTGACCGGGCAGACGCCACTGCCGCCGTACGCGACCGGGCAGCTGCCGGTTCCGGATCACCTGTCCGGCCAGTCGCCGATGCCGTCGATGCCGCCATACCAGACCGGCCAGACCGCCATCCCGCGGCCGTACCCGACGGATCCGGCGGACGAGCGGGCCGCGCCGGGCCGTGCCGGCGGTGACCCCGCCGAGCACAACGGGTCCCGGGGCTGGCGAGCGGAGCCGGACATCCGCTGA
- the fdxA gene encoding ferredoxin, translating to MTYVIAEPCVDVKDRACIEECPVDCIYEGGRMLYIQPDECVDCGACEPVCPVEAIYYEDDVPEQWKIYADNNATFFEELGSPGGASKVGALDFDPPAVAALAPQGES from the coding sequence GTGACCTACGTCATCGCGGAGCCCTGTGTTGATGTGAAGGACAGGGCCTGCATCGAGGAGTGCCCGGTCGACTGCATCTACGAAGGCGGACGGATGCTCTACATCCAGCCTGACGAGTGCGTCGACTGTGGTGCGTGTGAGCCGGTCTGCCCGGTGGAGGCCATCTACTACGAGGACGATGTCCCCGAGCAGTGGAAGATCTACGCCGACAACAACGCGACGTTCTTCGAGGAGCTCGGCTCGCCGGGCGGCGCCTCGAAGGTCGGCGCCCTTGACTTCGACCCGCCCGCGGTCGCGGCCCTGGCCCCTCAGGGCGAGTCCTGA
- a CDS encoding putative acetyltransferase yields MYVVHITPADIGSRVVIRRRIPGPLPLSDVLGTLESWSEGELRLRRTDGTTVSVPEESLVAARVVPPTPRRASPRSPGRAPSSYQPGSDRGHMIAESNSRITNVGPDADTPKDATDPRADSGDTEGQ; encoded by the coding sequence GTGTATGTCGTCCACATCACTCCAGCAGACATCGGCTCACGGGTCGTGATCCGGCGACGAATTCCGGGTCCACTCCCTCTGAGCGATGTTCTGGGCACCCTTGAGTCTTGGTCGGAAGGCGAGCTTCGCCTCCGTCGCACCGACGGTACGACAGTGAGTGTGCCCGAGGAATCCCTAGTGGCGGCGCGTGTCGTCCCCCCGACACCCCGCCGGGCCAGTCCGCGATCCCCCGGCCGGGCACCCAGTTCATACCAGCCCGGATCAGACCGCGGCCACATGATCGCAGAAAGCAACAGTCGGATCACAAATGTGGGTCCGGACGCCGATACCCCAAAGGATGCGACGGACCCTCGGGCCGACTCCGGCGATACTGAAGGACAATGA
- a CDS encoding transglutaminase family protein: MSDHSRRMFATVVRREQVDLALACHLIAAEAGPETNPVETSRALDALAADTARVLAARGSTARGHGQTNADAGSETASDGGAGTLTGLDLRVAAEALRESLGERAGFAGRESDYEDVRASLLPEVLRRRRGLPILLSVVWIEVARRIGIPAYAVGLPGHVIVAVGSPREHVLVDPYAGGVIMTVHDAAARVRAAGVAFTRAHLAPMPPADLLARVLGNIRVLAARTDVPRTRLWAVELSLLLPHHPAALRRERGELRVRLGDFLGGARDLTSFADAVTVVEPAASAAARQAAIAARARLN; this comes from the coding sequence GTGAGCGACCACAGCAGGCGGATGTTCGCCACGGTCGTCCGGCGCGAGCAGGTCGACCTCGCCCTCGCGTGCCATCTGATCGCGGCCGAGGCCGGCCCCGAGACCAACCCGGTCGAGACCTCCCGGGCGCTCGACGCCCTGGCCGCTGACACGGCCAGGGTGCTGGCGGCCCGCGGATCCACCGCCCGCGGCCACGGCCAGACCAACGCGGACGCCGGCTCCGAAACGGCGTCGGACGGGGGTGCCGGCACCCTCACCGGCCTGGACCTGCGGGTCGCCGCGGAGGCGCTGCGGGAGTCTCTCGGCGAGCGCGCCGGGTTCGCCGGCCGCGAGAGCGACTACGAGGACGTCCGCGCCTCGCTCCTGCCCGAGGTGCTGCGCCGGCGCCGCGGCCTGCCGATCCTGCTGTCCGTGGTGTGGATCGAGGTTGCCCGCCGGATCGGGATCCCCGCCTACGCCGTAGGCCTTCCCGGGCATGTGATCGTCGCTGTCGGCTCACCGAGGGAGCACGTACTCGTCGACCCGTACGCCGGCGGGGTGATCATGACTGTGCACGACGCGGCGGCCCGGGTGCGGGCGGCCGGAGTCGCCTTCACCCGCGCCCACCTCGCCCCGATGCCCCCGGCGGACCTGCTGGCCCGCGTGCTGGGCAACATCCGGGTGCTGGCCGCGCGGACCGACGTGCCGCGGACCAGGCTGTGGGCCGTCGAGCTGTCCCTGCTGCTGCCCCACCACCCGGCCGCGCTGCGCCGCGAACGGGGCGAGCTGCGGGTCCGGCTGGGCGACTTCCTCGGCGGGGCCAGGGATCTCACCAGCTTCGCCGACGCGGTGACCGTCGTCGAGCCGGCGGCCTCGGCCGCGGCACGCCAGGCCGCGATCGCCGCCCGCGCCAGGCTCAACTGA
- a CDS encoding flavin reductase family protein, with the protein MILAGLRNRPDAQEFRRVVGRFATGVTVLTTVLDGRHLAMTANSFVSVSLDPLLVLVSIRRDARFHDPVIAAGVWGVSVLAADMSQASRDFARTGGPPRPDGRGDDRLGGWPHSFGPRTGVALLDGALAVLECATTATHRAGDHTLVIGEVIGLDRPRPDARPLVFYEGAYLSTDGPEPG; encoded by the coding sequence GTGATCCTCGCGGGCCTGCGGAACCGGCCGGACGCGCAGGAGTTCCGCCGGGTGGTCGGGCGGTTCGCCACCGGCGTCACGGTTCTCACCACGGTCCTGGACGGCCGACATCTGGCGATGACGGCGAACTCGTTCGTCTCGGTCTCGTTGGACCCGCTGCTCGTCCTCGTCAGCATCCGCCGCGATGCCCGCTTCCATGACCCGGTCATCGCGGCTGGCGTCTGGGGCGTCTCGGTGCTGGCCGCCGACATGAGCCAGGCCTCCCGCGACTTCGCGCGGACCGGAGGGCCACCGCGGCCCGACGGCCGCGGTGATGACCGGCTCGGCGGCTGGCCGCACTCGTTCGGGCCGCGCACCGGGGTCGCCCTCCTCGACGGCGCGCTGGCGGTGCTGGAGTGCGCCACCACCGCGACGCATCGCGCCGGCGACCACACTCTGGTGATCGGTGAGGTGATCGGGCTTGACCGGCCGCGGCCCGATGCCCGGCCGCTCGTGTTCTACGAAGGTGCCTACCTGTCCACCGACGGCCCCGAGCCCGGCTGA